In a genomic window of Streptomyces koelreuteriae:
- a CDS encoding RNA degradosome polyphosphate kinase, with product MNPAVPEPSPPRQGPAGNGNTHVTPPIPPALSDAPVMLAARKNGSMSQPNTQAQVQHAQPSVGSIAAHRPHTIAAAVSDLEPDIDADLDAYEESPADGAPALPQGRFLDRERSWLAFNERVLELAEDPNTPLLERANFLAIFASNLDEFFMVRVAGLKRRIATGVATRSASGLQPREVLEMIWARSRELMARHAACYHEDVAPALAEEGIHLVRWSELQEKEQARLFTLFRHQIFPVLTPLAVDPAHPFPYISGLSLNLAVVVRNPVTGHKHFARVKVPPLLSRFLESSPGRYVPIEDVIAAHLEELFPGMEVLEHHAFRLTRNEDLEVEEDDAENLLQALEKELMRRRFGPPVRLEVEESIDREVLDLLVRELKISEAEVYPLPGPLDLTGLFRIASLDRPELKYRKFVAGTHRDLAEVESASAPDIFAALRERDVLLHHPYDSFSTSVQAFLEQAAGDPDVLAIKQTLYRTSGDSPIVDALIEAAESGKQVLVLVEIKARFDEHANIKWARKLEESGCHVVYGLVGLKTHCKLSLVVRQEGDTLRRYSHVGTGNYHPKTARLYEDLGLLTADPQVGADLSDLFNRLSGYSRRETYRRLLVAPKSLRDGLVARITKEIQHHRAGRPAHVRIKVNSMVDEAVIDACYRAAQAGVPVDVWVRGICALRPGVAGLSENIRVRSILGRFLEHSRVFGFGNGGEPEVWIGSADMMHRNLDRRIEALVRVTDPAHRAALNRLLETGMSDGTASWHLGPDGDWTRHATDADGQPLRNVQEMLIDARRRRRGTATP from the coding sequence ATGAATCCCGCCGTGCCAGAGCCTTCGCCACCCCGTCAGGGGCCTGCGGGGAACGGGAACACTCATGTGACACCCCCGATCCCTCCCGCGCTGTCCGACGCGCCCGTGATGCTCGCGGCGCGGAAGAATGGGTCCATGAGCCAGCCGAACACCCAGGCACAGGTCCAGCACGCGCAGCCCTCCGTGGGCTCCATCGCGGCGCACCGCCCGCACACCATCGCGGCGGCCGTCTCCGACCTCGAACCCGATATCGACGCCGATCTCGACGCGTACGAGGAGTCGCCGGCCGACGGCGCCCCCGCGCTGCCGCAGGGCCGGTTCCTCGACCGGGAACGCAGCTGGCTCGCGTTCAACGAGCGCGTTCTCGAACTCGCCGAGGATCCGAACACCCCCCTGCTGGAGCGGGCCAACTTCCTCGCGATCTTCGCCAGCAACCTGGACGAGTTCTTCATGGTCCGGGTGGCCGGTCTGAAGCGCCGTATCGCCACCGGCGTGGCCACCCGCTCCGCCTCGGGCCTCCAGCCCCGCGAGGTGCTGGAGATGATCTGGGCCCGCTCCCGCGAGCTCATGGCCCGGCACGCCGCCTGCTACCACGAGGACGTCGCCCCCGCCCTCGCGGAGGAGGGCATCCACCTGGTCCGCTGGAGCGAGCTGCAGGAGAAGGAGCAGGCCCGCCTGTTCACCCTGTTCCGGCACCAGATCTTCCCCGTGCTGACGCCGCTGGCGGTCGACCCGGCGCACCCCTTCCCGTACATCTCCGGCCTGTCTTTGAACCTGGCCGTCGTCGTACGGAACCCGGTCACGGGCCACAAGCACTTCGCCCGGGTGAAGGTGCCGCCGCTGCTGTCGAGGTTCCTGGAGAGCTCCCCGGGCCGCTACGTCCCCATCGAGGACGTCATCGCCGCCCATCTGGAGGAGCTGTTCCCGGGCATGGAGGTCCTGGAGCACCACGCCTTCCGCCTGACCAGGAACGAGGACCTGGAGGTCGAGGAGGACGACGCGGAGAACCTGCTCCAGGCCCTGGAGAAGGAGCTCATGCGGCGCCGCTTCGGGCCCCCGGTGCGCCTGGAGGTCGAGGAGTCCATCGACCGCGAGGTCCTGGACCTGCTGGTGCGCGAGCTGAAGATCAGCGAGGCCGAGGTGTACCCGCTGCCGGGCCCGCTGGACCTCACGGGCCTCTTCCGCATCGCCTCCCTGGACCGGCCCGAGCTGAAGTACCGCAAGTTCGTCGCCGGCACCCACCGCGACCTCGCCGAGGTCGAGTCGGCGTCCGCGCCGGACATCTTCGCCGCGCTGCGGGAGCGGGACGTCCTGCTGCACCACCCGTACGACTCGTTCTCCACGTCCGTGCAGGCGTTCCTGGAGCAGGCGGCCGGCGACCCGGACGTCCTCGCGATCAAGCAGACCCTGTACCGGACCTCGGGCGACTCCCCCATAGTCGACGCCCTCATCGAGGCCGCCGAGTCCGGCAAGCAGGTCCTGGTCCTGGTCGAGATCAAGGCCCGTTTCGACGAGCACGCCAACATCAAGTGGGCGCGCAAGCTGGAGGAGTCCGGCTGCCACGTGGTCTACGGCCTGGTCGGTCTGAAGACCCACTGCAAGCTGTCGCTGGTGGTCCGCCAGGAGGGCGACACGCTGCGCCGCTACAGCCACGTCGGCACCGGCAACTACCACCCGAAGACGGCCCGCCTCTACGAGGACCTCGGTCTGCTCACGGCCGACCCGCAGGTCGGCGCGGACCTCTCGGACCTCTTCAACCGGCTCTCCGGCTACTCCCGCCGCGAGACCTACCGCCGTCTCCTGGTCGCCCCCAAGTCGCTGCGCGACGGCCTGGTCGCGCGGATCACCAAGGAGATACAGCACCACCGCGCGGGACGCCCCGCGCACGTCCGTATCAAGGTCAACTCGATGGTCGACGAGGCCGTCATCGACGCCTGCTACCGCGCGGCCCAGGCGGGCGTGCCGGTGGACGTGTGGGTGCGCGGCATCTGCGCGCTGCGCCCGGGCGTGGCCGGCCTGTCGGAGAACATCCGGGTCCGCTCGATCCTCGGCCGCTTCCTGGAACACTCCCGGGTGTTCGGCTTCGGCAACGGCGGCGAGCCCGAGGTGTGGATCGGCAGCGCCGACATGATGCACCGCAACCTCGACCGCCGGATAGAGGCCCTGGTCAGGGTCACCGACCCGGCCCACCGGGCGGCCCTGAACCGGCTGCTGGAGACCGGTATGTCCGACGGCACCGCCTCCTGGCACCTCGGCCCGGACGGTGACTGGACCCGGCATGCGACCGACGCGGACGGCCAGCCTCTGCGCAACGTCCAGGAGATGCTCATAGACGCGCGGAGGCGCCGGCGTGGCACAGCGACACCTTGA
- a CDS encoding ABC transporter permease, whose translation MTAVTAVPPVAAKGLSAPRGLVLATLRVHRSALLFWLMLTAVGIGTLLWAAGPGTDAALAEYRALGCEVPNPVQACAYPGAASARYQTAMAIASGLLTLLPVLTAAWAGGALTGRELESGTAELAWTQSVSPARWLAARLAIPALLLMAGTLAITLFLRMLWSSSQNSVSRLQSGYEWHDSGVFEVNGPVATAHVLAALALGVLAGLLLRRALPALGVAALATVSLVYVLDELRPHLWPTTTMVTSVENTPDLPGFVVEGGVLTATGARVPVPDCWGEPACSAESGITGLYAAYHPSSHFWPLQLMESGIALAVAALAVAAAFWLLRRRTGAAV comes from the coding sequence ATGACCGCCGTGACCGCAGTCCCGCCCGTCGCCGCCAAGGGCCTCTCGGCACCGCGCGGCCTGGTCCTGGCGACGCTGCGCGTGCACCGCTCGGCGCTGCTGTTCTGGCTGATGCTGACGGCCGTGGGCATCGGCACCCTGCTGTGGGCCGCAGGCCCCGGCACCGACGCCGCGCTGGCCGAATACCGGGCGCTCGGCTGCGAAGTGCCGAACCCGGTCCAGGCCTGCGCCTACCCCGGAGCCGCAAGCGCCCGCTACCAGACAGCCATGGCGATCGCCTCCGGCCTCCTCACCCTGCTGCCGGTGCTCACCGCGGCCTGGGCGGGAGGCGCCCTGACGGGGCGTGAACTGGAGAGCGGTACGGCCGAGCTGGCCTGGACCCAGTCGGTCAGCCCTGCCCGCTGGCTGGCCGCCAGACTCGCGATCCCGGCCCTGCTGCTCATGGCGGGCACGCTCGCGATCACCCTGTTTCTGCGCATGCTGTGGTCGTCGTCCCAGAATTCCGTGAGCCGCCTCCAGAGCGGATACGAGTGGCACGACAGCGGCGTCTTCGAGGTCAACGGCCCCGTCGCCACCGCCCACGTCCTCGCCGCCCTGGCCCTCGGCGTCCTGGCCGGCCTGCTGCTGCGCCGCGCCCTGCCCGCCCTCGGCGTCGCGGCCCTGGCCACCGTGTCCCTGGTCTACGTGCTCGACGAGCTGCGTCCGCACCTGTGGCCCACGACCACGATGGTGACGTCCGTCGAGAACACCCCGGACCTACCCGGCTTTGTCGTCGAAGGGGGCGTCCTCACCGCCACCGGCGCCCGGGTGCCCGTACCGGACTGCTGGGGAGAACCCGCCTGCTCCGCCGAGTCCGGCATCACCGGCCTCTACGCCGCCTACCACCCGTCCTCCCACTTCTGGCCCCTCCAGCTCATGGAGAGCGGCATCGCCCTCGCCGTCGCCGCCCTGGCCGTCGCCGCCGCCTTCTGGCTGCTGCGCCGCCGCACGGGAGCCGCCGTATGA
- a CDS encoding ABC transporter ATP-binding protein, with product MTDTAIEAAALGRSFGRRRRKALDGCAFRLPAGRVCAVVGPNGAGKSTLLALAAGLLRPTEGSITVLGRTPAAAREHLAHVAQNKPLHPQLTVAGTLRMGRDLNPRRWDARTAERIIAEGDLDPDAKVRTLSGGQRTRVALALALGKRPELLLLDEPMADLDPLARHQLMATLMADAADRGTTVVMSSHVVAELEGSCDHLLLLGGGRVRLAGPLEDLLAAHTLVTGRAGDTLDPHTVVESRTTGRQLTALVRPAGPLGDERHTDRPSLEELVLAHLRSPEAPPLVCDAQEAAA from the coding sequence ATGACCGACACCGCCATCGAGGCGGCGGCGCTGGGCAGGAGCTTCGGGCGGCGCCGCAGGAAGGCCCTGGACGGCTGCGCCTTCCGGCTCCCAGCGGGCCGCGTGTGCGCCGTCGTCGGCCCTAACGGCGCCGGCAAATCCACTCTGCTCGCCCTCGCGGCCGGGTTACTGAGACCCACCGAGGGCTCGATCACCGTCCTCGGCCGGACCCCGGCCGCGGCCCGCGAGCACCTCGCCCACGTCGCCCAGAACAAGCCCCTCCACCCCCAGCTCACCGTGGCGGGCACCCTGCGCATGGGCCGCGACCTCAACCCCCGCCGCTGGGACGCCCGGACCGCCGAGCGGATCATCGCGGAGGGCGACCTCGACCCGGATGCCAAGGTCCGCACGCTCTCGGGCGGCCAGCGCACCCGCGTCGCGCTCGCCCTGGCCCTCGGCAAGCGCCCGGAGCTGCTGCTTCTGGACGAGCCGATGGCCGACCTCGACCCCCTCGCCCGGCACCAGTTGATGGCGACCCTCATGGCCGACGCCGCCGACCGCGGCACCACGGTTGTCATGTCCTCGCACGTGGTGGCGGAGCTGGAGGGCTCCTGCGACCATCTGCTGCTGCTCGGCGGCGGGCGGGTCCGGCTGGCCGGGCCGCTGGAAGACCTGCTCGCCGCGCACACCCTGGTCACGGGCCGCGCGGGTGACACCCTGGACCCGCACACCGTGGTCGAGTCCCGCACCACCGGCCGCCAGCTCACCGCACTGGTCCGGCCCGCGGGCCCGCTCGGCGACGAACGGCACACCGACCGCCCCTCCCTGGAGGAACTGGTCCTCGCGCATCTGCGCTCCCCGGAGGCCCCGCCGCTCGTCTGCGACGCGCAGGAGGCCGCCGCATGA
- a CDS encoding GntR family transcriptional regulator — MVDYRIDRRSGVATYLQIVQQTKRALRLGLLEPGDKLPTAREVVEATAINPNTVLKAYRELEREGLVEARRGLGTFVRRSLGTAPADSPLRAELEAWATRAREAGLERDDVDALFTSVLDTHFARLKGDA; from the coding sequence GTGGTCGACTACCGCATCGACCGGCGCAGTGGCGTGGCCACCTATCTCCAGATCGTCCAGCAGACCAAACGGGCCCTGCGCCTCGGCCTGTTGGAGCCGGGCGACAAGCTGCCCACGGCTCGCGAGGTGGTGGAGGCCACCGCCATCAACCCGAACACCGTTCTCAAGGCCTATCGGGAGCTGGAGCGCGAGGGCCTGGTCGAGGCGCGCCGCGGACTCGGCACGTTCGTCCGCAGGTCCCTCGGCACCGCTCCCGCCGACTCCCCGCTCCGCGCGGAGCTGGAGGCATGGGCGACCCGGGCCCGCGAGGCCGGACTGGAGCGCGACGACGTGGACGCCCTTTTCACTTCCGTACTCGATACGCACTTCGCGCGACTCAAGGGGGACGCATGA
- a CDS encoding RNA polymerase sigma factor: protein MSETRSDGELLRAIAADADRRAFEELYRRYAPWLRARLRGRCADVGVVDDVVQETFLAVWRGKARYREDVDVAGWLWRVGSRRLVDALRGDGARGRLRQALARLRHRDEASAEERVLAGVEHGDLAGALVRLSPELRAVLQATVIDGLTTREAAVLLGIPPGTVKTRAMRARKQLREALA, encoded by the coding sequence GTGAGCGAAACGAGAAGCGACGGGGAGCTGCTGCGAGCCATCGCCGCGGATGCCGACCGGCGTGCCTTCGAGGAGCTGTACCGGCGGTACGCGCCGTGGCTCCGGGCCCGGTTGCGGGGGCGGTGCGCCGATGTGGGGGTCGTCGACGACGTCGTGCAGGAGACGTTCCTCGCGGTGTGGCGCGGCAAGGCCCGCTACCGGGAGGACGTCGACGTGGCCGGGTGGCTGTGGCGCGTCGGGTCGCGGCGGCTGGTGGACGCGCTGCGCGGTGACGGGGCACGGGGGCGGTTGCGCCAGGCCCTGGCGCGGCTGCGGCACCGGGACGAGGCGTCGGCGGAGGAACGCGTGCTCGCGGGGGTGGAGCACGGAGATCTCGCCGGCGCCCTCGTCCGGCTGTCGCCGGAGTTGCGGGCGGTGCTGCAGGCGACGGTCATCGACGGACTCACCACCCGGGAGGCGGCCGTACTGCTCGGCATTCCGCCGGGGACGGTCAAGACGCGGGCCATGCGGGCCCGCAAGCAGTTGCGGGAGGCATTGGCATGA
- a CDS encoding zf-HC2 domain-containing protein gives MRWHVPEEDLRAYARGELAAPALWSADAHLAACAPCRAALGEVSDPVALDAGWERLDAELDAPRTGVLESLLVRLGVPGHIARLLAAAPVLRRSWLGAVVAVLLLSVAAGHLVRGGESLTLFLALAPLLPLAGVALSYGPALDPTYEMAVVAPMHGFRLLMIRTVAVLGVVLGMNGLATLALPAYGLRALAWLLPALALTATGLALTPRLGPVLAPSLVGGAWVGLLVLADALQAGAQTPLAPFTVAGQSVAAVVAALAAGLLFLLRDRFDLFQGRAA, from the coding sequence ATGAGGTGGCACGTGCCGGAAGAGGACCTGCGCGCCTACGCACGGGGAGAGTTGGCGGCACCGGCTCTGTGGTCCGCCGACGCGCACCTGGCGGCCTGCGCCCCGTGCCGGGCGGCGCTGGGCGAGGTCAGTGACCCGGTCGCCCTCGACGCGGGGTGGGAGCGGCTCGACGCCGAGCTGGACGCGCCCCGGACGGGAGTGCTGGAGTCCCTGCTCGTGCGGCTCGGAGTGCCCGGGCACATCGCGCGGCTGCTGGCGGCGGCGCCCGTACTGCGAAGGTCCTGGCTGGGAGCCGTCGTCGCCGTGCTGCTGCTGAGCGTGGCTGCGGGGCACCTCGTGAGGGGCGGCGAGTCCCTCACACTGTTCCTCGCGCTCGCGCCGCTGCTGCCGCTGGCCGGGGTGGCGCTGTCGTACGGACCCGCGCTGGATCCGACGTACGAGATGGCCGTCGTCGCGCCGATGCACGGGTTCAGGCTGCTGATGATCCGGACCGTGGCCGTGCTGGGCGTGGTGCTGGGCATGAACGGACTGGCGACCCTCGCCCTGCCCGCGTACGGGCTGCGCGCGCTGGCCTGGCTGCTGCCCGCGCTGGCGCTCACCGCCACGGGGCTCGCGCTGACGCCCCGGCTGGGGCCGGTGCTCGCGCCGTCGCTGGTCGGCGGGGCCTGGGTCGGGCTGCTGGTGCTGGCCGACGCGCTGCAAGCGGGCGCGCAGACGCCCCTCGCCCCGTTCACCGTGGCCGGGCAGAGCGTCGCGGCGGTGGTCGCCGCGCTCGCCGCCGGGCTGCTCTTTCTCCTCCGTGACCGATTCGACCTCTTCCAGGGACGTGCCGCATGA